A region from the Falco rusticolus isolate bFalRus1 chromosome 4, bFalRus1.pri, whole genome shotgun sequence genome encodes:
- the METTL9 gene encoding LOW QUALITY PROTEIN: methyltransferase-like protein 9 (The sequence of the model RefSeq protein was modified relative to this genomic sequence to represent the inferred CDS: substituted 1 base at 1 genomic stop codon), which translates to MRLWLGWLGCYTLFLWVLRRRMWSGPARYLRSPLSRSLYVNMMGSHSQPAPGARENHQWYVCNTEQLSESLQPIFVQSYLDQGTQIFLNNSIEKSGWLFIQLYHSFVSSIFXPLMSRTSINGLLGRGSMFVFSPEQFQRLLKINPEWKSHRLLDLGAGDGEVTKVMSPHFEEIYATELSETMIWQLQKKKYRVLGINEWQNTGFQYDVISCLNLLDRCDQPLTVLKDIRSVLEPTRGRVILALVLPFHPYVENVGGKWEKPSEVLEIKGHTWEEQVNSLPEVFSKAGFAIEAFTRLPYLCEGDMYNDYYVLDDAVFVLKPV; encoded by the exons ATGAGActgtggctgggctggctgggctgctaCACCCTGTTCCTGTGGgtgctgaggaggaggatgtgGTCTGGCCCTGCCAGGTACCTGAGGAGCCCTTTATCCAGGTCCCTCTACGTGAATATGAtgggcagccacagccagccagccccggGCGCCAGGGAGAACCACCAG TGGTATGTCTGCAACACAGAACAGTTGTCTGAATCCCTTCAGCCTATTTTTGTCCAGAGTTACCTTGACCAAGGAACACAGATCTTCTTAAACAACAGCATTGAGAAATCAGGCTGGCTGTTTATCCAGCTCTATCACTCTTTTGTGTCCTCAATTTTTTAGCCTCTTATGTCTAGAACATCTATCAATGG GTTGCTTGGAAGGGGTTCAATGTTTGTGTTTTCCCCAGAACAATTTCAAAGActgcttaaaataaatccagaatGGAAGTCCCACAGACTTCTTGATTTAGGGGCTGGGGATGGAGAAGTCACAAAAGTCATGAGTCCTCACTTTGAAGAAATCTATGCCACTGAATTGTCTGAAACTATGATATGGCAgcttcagaagaagaaatacag gGTGCTTGGTATAAATGAGTGGCAAAACACAGGATTTCAGTATGATGTTATCAGCTGTTTGAATTTGCTGGATCGCTGTGATCAACCACTGACTGTATTAAAAGATATTAGAAGTGTACTGGAGCCAACTAGAGGCAGAGTCATTCTAGCATTAGTTCTGCCATTTCACCCCTATGTGGAAAATG tAGGTGGCAAGTGGGAAAAACCCTCAGAAGTTTTGGAAATCAAAGGGCACACTTGGGAAGAACAAGTGAATAGCCTGCCAGAAGTTTTCAgtaaagctggttttgccataGAGGCTTTCACCAGACTGCCATACCTCTGTGAAGGTGACATGTATAATGACTACTATGTACTAGATGATGCTGTTTTTGTTCTCAAGCCAGTGTAA
- the IGSF6 gene encoding immunoglobulin superfamily member 6 isoform X1, producing MASLRQLKNVIMLAFDWILYGAGATDICRVTVTQPRYQEADYSMHTVFLTCAFSASGCSSTPPQVLWFRFLTNEHQDLCTPGCTDHQKYTVHLSGNNSSLQINDLTVDDNAVYICGIAFLDSSSPHSKQTGDGTVLTKTGAEKQISNGKLIFMIIASSLLFLYSTTVFTFFVVYKLKPKLLKRSGNEDQRPENSKICSGRKIFQAIAQELQKQRMMWKITLFIRTDEHVWQFRFVSTLHASKRGR from the exons ATGGCATCTTTGCGCCAGTTAAAAAATGTGATAATGCTGGCATTTGACTGGATTCTGTACGGTGCTg GTGCTACAGATATCTGCCGAGTGACTGTAACACAACCCAGATATCAGGAAGCTGACTACTCCATGCACACCGTGTTCCTCACATGCgctttctctgcttctggaTGCTCCTCAACCCCACCTCAAGTTCTATGGTTTCGCTTTTTAACTAATGAACATCAGGATTTGTGTACTCCTGGATGCACAGATCATCAGAAGTACACAGTACATTTATCAGGAAATAATAGTTCACTTCAGATCAATGATCTAACTGTAGATGACAATGCTGTTTATATCTGTGGAATAGCATTTCTAGATTCAAGTTCACCCCATTCTAAACAAACAGGAGATGGAACAGTACTAACAAAGACAG gagcagagaagcagaTCAGCAATGGAAAACTCATCTTCATGATCATCGCCTCATCCTTACTGTTTCTATACAGCACTACCGTATTCACATTCTTTGTAGTCTACAAG TTAAAACCAAAGCTGCTAAAGAGAAGCGGGAATGAAGACCAAAGACCAGAGAACAGT aAAATCTGTAGCGGACGAAAAATTTTTCAAGCAATAGCCCAAGAACTTCAAAAGCAGAG GATGATGTGGAAGATAACACTGTTTATCAGAACAGATGAGCATGTGTGGCAGTTCAGATTTGTCAGTACTCTTCATGCAAGCAAAAGGGGCAGATGA
- the IGSF6 gene encoding immunoglobulin superfamily member 6 isoform X2, whose amino-acid sequence MASLRQLKNVIMLAFDWILYGAGATDICRVTVTQPRYQEADYSMHTVFLTCAFSASGCSSTPPQVLWFRFLTNEHQDLCTPGCTDHQKYTVHLSGNNSSLQINDLTVDDNAVYICGIAFLDSSSPHSKQTGDGTVLTKTGAEKQISNGKLIFMIIASSLLFLYSTTVFTFFVVYKLKPKLLKRSGNEDQRPENSKICSGRKIFQAIAQELQKQRYAEHCQQPDDVEDNTVYQNR is encoded by the exons ATGGCATCTTTGCGCCAGTTAAAAAATGTGATAATGCTGGCATTTGACTGGATTCTGTACGGTGCTg GTGCTACAGATATCTGCCGAGTGACTGTAACACAACCCAGATATCAGGAAGCTGACTACTCCATGCACACCGTGTTCCTCACATGCgctttctctgcttctggaTGCTCCTCAACCCCACCTCAAGTTCTATGGTTTCGCTTTTTAACTAATGAACATCAGGATTTGTGTACTCCTGGATGCACAGATCATCAGAAGTACACAGTACATTTATCAGGAAATAATAGTTCACTTCAGATCAATGATCTAACTGTAGATGACAATGCTGTTTATATCTGTGGAATAGCATTTCTAGATTCAAGTTCACCCCATTCTAAACAAACAGGAGATGGAACAGTACTAACAAAGACAG gagcagagaagcagaTCAGCAATGGAAAACTCATCTTCATGATCATCGCCTCATCCTTACTGTTTCTATACAGCACTACCGTATTCACATTCTTTGTAGTCTACAAG TTAAAACCAAAGCTGCTAAAGAGAAGCGGGAATGAAGACCAAAGACCAGAGAACAGT aAAATCTGTAGCGGACGAAAAATTTTTCAAGCAATAGCCCAAGAACTTCAAAAGCAGAGGTACGCTGAACACTGCCAACAGCCT GATGATGTGGAAGATAACACTGTTTATCAGAACAGATGA